In one Juglans regia cultivar Chandler chromosome 11, Walnut 2.0, whole genome shotgun sequence genomic region, the following are encoded:
- the LOC109005264 gene encoding pre-mRNA-splicing factor 38, producing MANRTDPAAKSIRGTNPQNLVEKILRSKIYQNTYWKEQCFGLTAETLVDKAMELDHLGGTFGGNRKPTPFMCLVMKMLQIQPEKEIVIEFIKNDDYKYVRVLGAFYLRLTGTDVDVYRYLEPLYNDYRKLRQKLPDGQFSLTHVDEVIDELLTRDYSCDIALPRIKKRWTLESLVSLEPRQSVLEDDFEEEEEKEENEQLDGFEDGAHEKDYYRGRSPARERDRDRRRDRDRYRDRDYDRDYDRERGRGRERERDRDRERDRERDRERERDRDRDRDRDRDRDRYRLRDEKDYGRDREREREWEGRERERRDKDRGRRRSHSRSRSRSRDRKDHEGGEHRKRHARSSASPKRRDGPDDSITREEPKKKKERKEKKDDGTDHPDPEIAAANKLRASLGLKPLK from the exons ATGGCGAATCGTACGGACCCAGCGGCGAAGAGCATAAGGGGGACAAACCCACAGAACCTCGTGGAGAAGATTCTGCGGTCAAAGATCTACCAGAACACGTACTGGAAGGAGCAGTGCTTCGGTCTCACCGCGGAGACCTTGGTCGACAAAGCCATGGAGCTCGACCACCTCGGTGGGACCTTCGGCGGGAACCGTAAACCCACGCCCTTCATGTGCCTTGTCATGAAGATGCTCCAGATCCAGCCCGAGAAGGAAATCGTCATTGAGTTCATCAAGAACGACGATTACAA ATACGTGCGAGTACTTGGTGCATTTTATCTGCGTCTCACTGGAACTGATGTTGATGTCTACCGGTACCTAGAGCCTCTATACAACGATTATAGGAAGCTGAGGCAAAAACTTCCTGATGGAC AATTCTCCTTGACACATGTGGATGAAGTTATTGATGAACTTCTGACAAGGGATTATTCATGTGATATTGCTTTGCCACGTATCAAGAAAag ATGGACTCTTGAATCGCTTGTTTCACTAGAACCTAGACAGAGTGTCTTGGAAGATGAttttgaggaagaggaagagaaagaggagAATGAACAACTTGATGGTTTTGAAGATGGGGCCCACGAAAAG gaCTATTATCGTGGGCGAAGCCCTGCTAGAGAAAGAGATAGGGATAGAAGACGTGACCGTGACAGATACAG GGATCGAGACTATGACAGAGACTATGATAGGGAACGTGGGCGTgggcgagaaagagagagagacagggaTAGAGAGAGGGATAGGGAgagggatagagagagagagagggataggGATAGGGACAGGGACAGGGACAGGGACAGGGATCGTTACCGCCTGAGAGACGAGAAGGACTATGGTCGTGATAGAGAGCGAGAAAGGGAGTGGGAAggtagagagagggagaggcgAGACAAGGACCGTGGCAGGAGGAGGAGTCACTCAAGAAGCCGAAGTAGAAGTAGGGATCGCAAGGATCATGAGGGTGGGGAACACCGGAAGAGACATGCACGCAGCAGTGCCAGTCCGAAAAGGCGAGATGGACCTGATGACAGCATCACTCGGGAAGagccaaagaagaagaaagaaagaaaggagaagaaggatGATGGGACAGACCACCCAGACCCTGAGATAGCTGCAGCTAACAAGCTTCGGGCATCCCTTGGGTTGAAACCGTTGAAGTAG